Proteins encoded in a region of the Bombiscardovia apis genome:
- a CDS encoding carbohydrate ABC transporter permease, with amino-acid sequence MSAQTLSPSVSGASSQDIPVNHKPTSISKIVGTIIGYLAMVVVSAFVLLPFFWMVMSSLKPNNEVYAIPLRWFPSVWHWENYANIWTHSDMTTWLLNTIFFAVIVTILQVFTGSFAAYGFSKIPFRGRTTLFLIYIATMAVPWQAYMIPQFKMVSAVGLSDTRWSIILL; translated from the coding sequence ATGTCAGCACAAACGCTTTCGCCTTCAGTTTCCGGGGCTTCCAGCCAAGACATTCCTGTGAACCACAAGCCCACGTCGATTTCCAAGATTGTTGGAACGATTATCGGCTACCTGGCTATGGTTGTTGTATCGGCTTTCGTGCTCCTGCCCTTCTTCTGGATGGTGATGTCGTCCCTGAAGCCCAACAACGAGGTCTACGCGATTCCCCTTCGCTGGTTCCCCTCAGTCTGGCACTGGGAGAATTACGCGAATATTTGGACCCATTCAGACATGACCACTTGGCTGCTCAACACTATCTTCTTCGCAGTCATCGTGACCATTTTGCAGGTCTTCACCGGCTCCTTCGCCGCTTATGGTTTCTCTAAGATTCCCTTCCGCGGTCGCACCACGCTCTTCCTCATTTACATCGCTACGATGGCTGTGCCGTGGCAGGCATACATGATTCCCCAGTTCAAGATGGTCTCCGCCGTTGGTCTGTCCGACACGCGCTGGTCGATTATCTTGCTCTAG
- a CDS encoding carbohydrate ABC transporter permease: protein MSDVTEAAVLEQEDSTAQALSPEPEGSGRHGRRRGAMDAKAISHRNLRNGLIFITPNFLGFICLTLIPTLTLFYIAFTKWSAFGSPVPNGLKNWVRLSHDKIFMTSVWNTIYYSIVHIPLTLALSFALAVLLNSKLRGRAFFRTVAFFPYITSLVAAAQVWAMLFDPKSGPINQILGLFMHNVSGWLGSTAWAMPAVIIVGTWREVGYYMILLLAGLQTIPTELYEAAELDGTNGWQRFWKVTVPMMRPTLFFVLVTLTIGSFKILDLTLIMTDGGPGTSTLVLAQYIYRVAFERGDFGYASAVSLVLLFICMVVTLIQFWYNNSKED, encoded by the coding sequence ATGTCAGATGTGACGGAAGCTGCGGTGCTTGAGCAAGAGGATTCGACGGCGCAAGCCCTCTCGCCTGAGCCAGAGGGTTCGGGGCGTCACGGGCGCCGGAGAGGTGCGATGGATGCGAAAGCAATCTCGCACAGGAATCTACGCAACGGCTTAATTTTCATTACGCCTAACTTTTTAGGCTTCATCTGCCTGACCCTGATTCCTACGCTCACCCTCTTCTACATCGCTTTCACCAAGTGGTCAGCATTCGGTAGCCCGGTTCCAAACGGTCTAAAAAATTGGGTGCGGCTCTCCCACGATAAAATTTTCATGACTTCGGTGTGGAACACGATTTACTATTCAATCGTCCACATTCCGCTGACTTTGGCCCTATCTTTTGCTCTAGCAGTCTTGCTTAATTCAAAGCTGAGGGGCCGCGCCTTCTTCCGCACGGTCGCCTTCTTCCCATACATCACCTCTCTGGTGGCAGCCGCGCAGGTCTGGGCTATGCTCTTTGACCCCAAGTCCGGCCCCATCAACCAGATTCTCGGTCTCTTTATGCACAACGTGTCCGGCTGGCTGGGCTCCACTGCTTGGGCCATGCCCGCCGTCATCATCGTCGGCACCTGGCGCGAAGTGGGTTACTACATGATTCTGCTCCTAGCAGGCCTACAAACCATCCCCACTGAGCTTTACGAAGCTGCGGAACTCGACGGCACCAACGGCTGGCAGCGCTTCTGGAAGGTGACGGTGCCGATGATGCGCCCCACCCTCTTCTTCGTGCTCGTGACGCTGACTATCGGCTCCTTCAAGATTTTGGATCTGACCTTAATCATGACTGACGGCGGCCCCGGCACTAGTACTTTGGTGCTGGCCCAATACATTTACCGTGTGGCATTCGAGCGCGGCGACTTCGGATACGCTTCGGCCGTCTCCCTCGTCCTGCTCTTCATCTGCATGGTGGTCACGCTCATTCAGTTCTGGTACAACAATTCAAAGGAGGACTGA
- the mtnN gene encoding 5'-methylthioadenosine/S-adenosylhomocysteine nucleosidase, translating into MKENMMSAVSEQQSKVVAVLGAMDEEVALVAQQLSGASHDPDSKRAGLDVVRGSLQAADGNGVEIAATVGGMGTVNIAASAQYLIDRYHPKALIFSGIAGNLNKSLHINDVVLGGTLRYLDSDMRLIAQFAPQTPEFHSDAHLLEVAGQALEEMGITHIVGTIATGNYFVDSPEKTAQVQAETGADAVEMEGAAVAHVAARNQVPVLIIRALSDNADTDYEVFKEFDISEYADTAAKLVLKIAAQL; encoded by the coding sequence ATGAAGGAGAACATGATGAGTGCGGTGAGTGAGCAGCAAAGCAAAGTAGTGGCAGTGCTTGGCGCTATGGACGAGGAAGTGGCTCTGGTAGCCCAGCAGCTCTCCGGTGCTAGTCACGACCCCGACTCCAAGCGGGCTGGGCTCGACGTGGTGCGCGGCAGCTTGCAGGCGGCCGACGGCAACGGCGTTGAGATTGCCGCAACGGTGGGCGGTATGGGCACGGTCAACATCGCCGCTTCAGCCCAGTATTTGATTGACCGCTACCACCCTAAGGCTCTGATCTTCTCTGGCATTGCAGGCAATCTCAACAAGTCGCTTCACATTAACGATGTGGTCTTGGGCGGTACCTTGCGTTACTTGGATTCCGACATGCGCCTGATTGCTCAGTTTGCCCCTCAAACGCCCGAGTTCCACTCCGATGCTCATCTTTTGGAGGTGGCGGGTCAGGCTTTGGAAGAGATGGGCATCACGCACATCGTAGGCACTATTGCCACGGGCAACTACTTTGTAGACTCACCGGAGAAGACGGCGCAGGTTCAGGCTGAGACTGGGGCAGACGCAGTCGAGATGGAGGGCGCGGCCGTGGCCCATGTGGCTGCCCGTAACCAGGTTCCGGTGTTGATTATTCGCGCTCTGAGCGACAACGCTGACACCGACTACGAGGTCTTCAAGGAGTTCGACATCTCCGAGTATGCCGATACAGCAGCCAAGCTAGTGCTGAAGATTGCCGCCCAGCTGTAG
- a CDS encoding 3-deoxy-7-phosphoheptulonate synthase, protein MSLDYLEPSRKTQAAQEALSEGVNPLFDPDAIRWEDEVGIGHIVNRRIIELDPLPTPAQILTDYPLDQAARDLVISSRESIRQVLQGEDDRLLVIVGPCSIHDPKAALEYAQKLAALNEQLEDRLLIVMRAYFEKPRTTMGWKGLINDPDVDGSHKIRKGLVLARRVLLSILGTGLPAATEFLEPTSPQFTADAISWGAIGARNTESQVHRQLASGLSMPIGFKNATDGDVGAAIDSCFTASRQHTFFGINHEGRASAVQTLGNPDCHLVLRGSSHGPNCEPKSVSDAMNQLREGMPTGSAAAHGLIIDASHGNSGKDELRQAALVEELAERIAAGEPGITGIMMESFLEGGNQSAAPLSELTYGQSITDRCIAWPRTAELLQTLAQAVESRRQEVKPPTQ, encoded by the coding sequence ATGAGTTTGGATTATTTGGAGCCCAGCCGTAAAACTCAGGCAGCCCAAGAGGCCCTGAGCGAAGGTGTCAATCCACTCTTCGACCCCGACGCAATCCGCTGGGAAGATGAAGTCGGCATTGGGCACATCGTCAACCGCCGCATTATCGAGCTCGATCCGCTGCCCACCCCAGCGCAAATACTGACCGACTACCCGCTCGATCAGGCAGCCCGCGACTTAGTGATTTCCTCGCGCGAAAGCATTCGTCAAGTTCTCCAGGGTGAAGACGACCGCCTACTGGTCATCGTAGGCCCCTGCTCCATTCACGACCCCAAGGCCGCGCTCGAATATGCACAAAAGCTCGCCGCCCTCAACGAGCAGCTCGAAGACCGCCTTCTGATTGTGATGCGAGCATACTTCGAGAAGCCGCGCACGACCATGGGCTGGAAGGGCCTGATTAACGACCCCGACGTAGACGGCAGTCACAAGATTCGCAAGGGTCTGGTCCTAGCCCGCCGCGTCTTGCTCTCCATCTTGGGCACCGGCCTTCCCGCGGCCACTGAGTTTTTGGAGCCAACCTCGCCCCAGTTCACTGCGGACGCTATCTCTTGGGGGGCTATCGGCGCTCGCAATACCGAGAGCCAGGTTCACCGGCAGCTGGCTTCCGGCCTCTCCATGCCCATCGGTTTTAAGAACGCCACCGACGGCGATGTTGGGGCGGCTATCGATTCCTGCTTCACCGCCTCCCGGCAGCATACCTTCTTTGGTATCAACCACGAAGGGCGGGCTTCGGCGGTCCAAACCTTAGGCAATCCCGACTGCCACCTCGTGTTGCGCGGCTCATCCCACGGTCCCAACTGCGAACCGAAGTCGGTCTCAGACGCGATGAACCAGCTGCGCGAAGGCATGCCCACTGGTTCTGCGGCAGCGCACGGGCTCATTATCGACGCCTCCCATGGCAACTCTGGCAAAGACGAGCTGCGTCAGGCGGCACTGGTCGAGGAGCTGGCCGAGCGCATTGCGGCGGGGGAGCCGGGCATAACTGGAATCATGATGGAAAGCTTCCTCGAAGGCGGCAACCAGAGCGCTGCCCCGCTGAGTGAACTCACTTACGGCCAGTCCATCACCGACCGCTGCATTGCTTGGCCTAGGACTGCTGAGCTCTTGCAAACCCTGGCGCAGGCAGTTGAAAGCCGTCGGCAAGAGGTCAAGCCCCCTACTCAGTGA
- a CDS encoding 3-deoxy-7-phosphoheptulonate synthase encodes MQPLRGPGSSQDNDQQRLSQSAVYPETVDVNIRQLDPIPAPRLFIRDLPLGSEQIDLVLRSRQEIRDVLHGQDDRLLVIVGPCSIHDPKAALEYAGLLAQAREELQDRLVIVMRAYFEKPRTTVGWKGLINDPDVNGTFDIRKGMWLARKTLVNILELGLPTATEWLDPITPQYFSDAVSWGAIGARNTESQVHRELASGLSMPIGFKNSTDGNVQAAADSCYASSFEHHFLSVNLDGQVISVETKGNPDCHVILRGSAHGPNYSASDVHEALESLRQSKATETSGYGLLIDAAHGNCGKDEQVEAQVVEELAERLAAGKSGILGIMMESFLQGGHQSAAPLSELTYGQSITDACIAWDRTRELLERLAAAVSTRRERGMNQKREQA; translated from the coding sequence ATGCAGCCACTGCGCGGACCGGGCAGCTCGCAAGACAACGATCAGCAGCGTTTGAGCCAGAGCGCAGTCTATCCTGAGACCGTCGACGTCAACATTCGCCAGCTCGACCCCATCCCAGCCCCCCGCTTGTTTATACGCGATTTGCCACTTGGCTCCGAGCAAATCGACCTAGTGCTACGCTCCCGTCAGGAGATTCGAGACGTTTTACACGGGCAAGACGACCGCCTGCTCGTTATCGTAGGCCCCTGCTCTATTCACGACCCCAAGGCAGCGCTCGAATACGCAGGTCTGCTCGCTCAGGCGCGGGAGGAATTGCAAGACCGTCTCGTTATCGTCATGCGCGCCTACTTCGAAAAGCCGCGCACAACGGTGGGCTGGAAGGGCCTGATTAACGACCCCGACGTGAACGGCACCTTCGACATTCGCAAGGGTATGTGGCTGGCGCGCAAGACCTTGGTCAACATCTTGGAATTGGGCCTGCCCACGGCCACCGAATGGCTCGATCCCATTACCCCACAGTACTTCTCCGACGCAGTTTCTTGGGGAGCTATCGGCGCTCGCAACACTGAGAGTCAGGTTCACCGCGAGCTAGCCTCCGGCCTCTCCATGCCTATCGGTTTTAAGAACTCCACCGACGGCAACGTCCAAGCGGCCGCCGACTCCTGCTACGCTTCGTCTTTCGAACACCACTTTCTTTCGGTTAATCTCGACGGGCAGGTTATTTCAGTTGAGACCAAGGGCAACCCGGACTGCCATGTAATCCTGCGCGGCTCAGCCCATGGCCCTAACTATAGCGCCAGCGACGTGCACGAAGCCCTAGAATCCTTACGCCAGTCCAAGGCTACCGAAACCAGCGGTTACGGTCTACTCATCGATGCGGCCCACGGCAATTGCGGTAAAGACGAGCAAGTTGAAGCGCAAGTCGTCGAAGAACTTGCTGAGCGCTTAGCTGCCGGCAAGAGCGGAATCCTAGGTATCATGATGGAGAGCTTCTTACAGGGCGGCCACCAGAGCGCTGCGCCGCTGAGCGAACTCACATACGGACAGTCCATTACCGACGCTTGCATAGCTTGGGATCGCACCCGCGAGCTGCTAGAGCGCTTAGCAGCAGCAGTAAGTACCCGCCGTGAGCGCGGCATGAATCAGAAGAGGGAGCAGGCATGA
- a CDS encoding C1 family peptidase, which yields MTQLQPLSSSALEGLREEFDQRPANRLAMNAVTSSGIEPVAHNYDRSRLLQHRFSVSVDNGKVTTQAHSGRCWLFSSLNVARFVARRALNIDTESTSNPAGDFEFSQNYAMYCDKLERVNYFLQDTAALVRAGEPVDSQLMQFLLSDVMGDGGQWVMAMNLYKKYGAVPKQYYPETASSQNTGEMNYQLRSLLHQAVAHMAEDPSSIDQIVKDYTAAGHRILTIHLGTPPTSFDWEWTDKDGNFHRDGEITPQEFWQKYVKAGLEDYVCLVDDPRREHPKGKKIGIEHLGNVAGGDPTEYLNVDAQFMKDCARQLLSEQGLPVWFGADCHPMMDRKEGQWATDLFEYGRVYDVDFDLDKEERVRFGQSAMNHAMAFVGVDVADDGKTTNRWKVENSWGSAIADKGYFVMSDDWFDEYVYEVAVPKSMLPEEYRKAFDEPAIMLPAWDPMGALA from the coding sequence ATGACTCAATTACAACCACTGTCTTCATCCGCACTCGAAGGTTTGCGCGAGGAATTTGACCAGCGCCCAGCCAACCGCCTCGCCATGAACGCGGTCACTAGTTCGGGAATTGAGCCGGTTGCACACAACTACGATCGCTCTCGCCTCCTGCAGCACCGCTTCTCGGTGAGCGTCGACAATGGCAAGGTCACCACTCAGGCCCACTCGGGCCGCTGCTGGCTCTTCAGCTCGCTCAACGTGGCCCGCTTCGTGGCCCGCCGCGCCCTCAACATTGACACTGAGTCCACCTCGAACCCAGCAGGTGACTTCGAATTTTCGCAAAACTACGCCATGTATTGCGACAAGCTGGAGCGTGTAAACTACTTCCTCCAAGATACTGCCGCCCTCGTGCGCGCCGGCGAGCCCGTTGACTCCCAGCTCATGCAGTTCCTGCTCTCAGACGTGATGGGAGACGGGGGCCAGTGGGTTATGGCCATGAATCTCTACAAGAAGTACGGTGCAGTGCCCAAGCAGTACTACCCCGAGACTGCTTCTTCGCAGAACACGGGCGAGATGAACTACCAGCTGCGCTCCCTCCTGCACCAGGCAGTGGCACACATGGCTGAGGATCCTAGCTCCATCGACCAGATTGTGAAGGATTACACGGCTGCCGGCCACCGCATTCTGACCATTCACTTGGGCACTCCCCCCACCTCCTTCGACTGGGAGTGGACCGACAAGGACGGCAACTTCCATCGCGATGGCGAAATCACGCCTCAGGAGTTCTGGCAGAAGTATGTCAAAGCTGGCCTCGAAGATTACGTCTGCCTGGTCGATGATCCTCGCCGTGAGCACCCCAAGGGCAAGAAGATTGGTATCGAGCACTTGGGCAACGTGGCAGGCGGCGACCCAACCGAGTACCTGAACGTCGACGCCCAGTTCATGAAGGACTGCGCCCGTCAGCTCCTGAGCGAGCAGGGCCTGCCCGTCTGGTTCGGCGCTGACTGCCACCCGATGATGGACCGCAAGGAAGGCCAGTGGGCCACCGACCTCTTCGAGTACGGTCGCGTCTACGACGTTGACTTCGATCTCGATAAGGAAGAGCGCGTGCGCTTCGGCCAGTCCGCTATGAACCACGCTATGGCCTTCGTGGGCGTAGATGTGGCCGACGACGGCAAGACCACCAACCGCTGGAAGGTCGAGAACTCTTGGGGCAGTGCCATTGCCGACAAGGGTTACTTCGTCATGAGCGACGACTGGTTCGACGAGTACGTCTACGAGGTAGCAGTTCCTAAGTCCATGCTGCCCGAAGAGTACCGCAAGGCCTTCGACGAGCCGGCAATCATGCTGCCTGCTTGGGATCCAATGGGCGCTCTCGCCTGA
- a CDS encoding cell division protein: MADEQFPIVLRGYDKDKVDEALSALQDNLARLRQQIKSDDSRILKLEAQLQEERSKKSAPGEEGTFASLGANAQQLLASAEQTSTELLDRAKQDAAATRTSAQEKAATLVKDAQIDAKRIVDEAHAKAGSILEAADDQSRTLTTTARQQADQLKASAQKQAQEQREALQLELKNTREEQEKKLAADRAEQERDAAASKAKATQQVAELRQKANEEVVKLKNEANDQIQQALAEANKKLSDVREQVSKMLTEAQRQAGEITDKAKTQAQKIVDDANVNSATTQAKVSEEAQRVREQISAQQEEATTKVNDLLKSLEERRKQTEEETEQLIEQAKKTRKEADDFAASKRKEAEEKAAQLLEESRKQAKEEIEERRKAAQSELNNLQEQIAKLQHREADITTRVDQLRSIFSTSFGAFDKLGAEPATAPASLAARPAKHEAISKAKAVPAPMPVVESEFEDESDNDAPNTADIPVIHKEDQEEAKEPVPAPASMKASGPVPPPARTAKSAASQAAPTELIHRAQPKR, translated from the coding sequence ATGGCGGACGAGCAGTTCCCTATCGTGTTGCGCGGTTATGACAAAGATAAGGTCGATGAAGCCTTAAGTGCGTTGCAAGATAACTTGGCGCGACTGCGTCAGCAGATTAAGAGTGACGATAGCAGGATTTTGAAGCTGGAAGCCCAGCTGCAAGAGGAGCGCTCGAAGAAGTCTGCTCCCGGTGAGGAGGGCACTTTTGCTTCCCTCGGTGCCAATGCTCAGCAGTTGTTGGCCTCAGCCGAGCAGACCTCTACAGAGCTGCTTGACCGCGCCAAGCAAGATGCTGCTGCTACTAGGACTTCGGCTCAAGAGAAGGCTGCGACTCTGGTTAAGGATGCGCAGATTGATGCTAAGCGGATTGTGGATGAGGCCCACGCCAAGGCTGGCTCAATCTTGGAAGCTGCCGACGACCAGTCTCGCACCCTTACTACTACGGCCCGCCAGCAGGCTGACCAGCTCAAGGCATCTGCTCAGAAGCAGGCTCAAGAGCAGCGTGAAGCCCTGCAATTAGAGCTGAAAAACACTCGCGAGGAGCAAGAGAAGAAGCTGGCAGCTGACCGTGCTGAGCAGGAGCGCGATGCCGCTGCTTCCAAGGCTAAGGCCACCCAGCAAGTTGCCGAGCTGCGCCAAAAGGCCAATGAAGAGGTCGTTAAACTCAAGAATGAGGCCAACGATCAGATTCAGCAGGCTTTAGCTGAGGCTAATAAGAAGCTTTCCGACGTGCGCGAGCAGGTCTCGAAGATGCTCACTGAGGCTCAGCGCCAGGCTGGTGAGATTACCGATAAGGCAAAAACTCAGGCCCAGAAGATTGTGGACGATGCCAACGTCAACAGTGCCACTACTCAGGCCAAGGTGAGTGAAGAGGCCCAGCGGGTTCGTGAGCAGATTTCTGCCCAGCAGGAAGAGGCTACTACTAAGGTCAACGACTTACTCAAGAGCCTTGAGGAGCGCCGCAAGCAGACTGAGGAAGAGACCGAACAGCTGATTGAGCAGGCCAAGAAGACCCGTAAAGAAGCTGACGACTTTGCTGCTTCGAAGCGTAAGGAAGCCGAAGAGAAGGCTGCTCAGCTTTTGGAAGAGAGCCGCAAGCAGGCCAAGGAAGAGATTGAGGAGCGCCGCAAGGCTGCCCAGAGCGAGCTCAACAACTTGCAGGAGCAGATTGCTAAGCTCCAGCATCGCGAGGCCGATATTACCACCCGCGTTGACCAGCTGCGTTCTATCTTCTCCACCTCGTTCGGTGCTTTCGACAAGCTTGGCGCTGAGCCTGCTACCGCACCGGCTTCTCTCGCAGCCCGGCCAGCCAAGCACGAAGCAATCAGCAAGGCCAAGGCTGTGCCCGCGCCCATGCCTGTAGTTGAGTCCGAGTTTGAGGATGAATCCGACAACGATGCTCCGAATACGGCTGACATTCCTGTCATTCACAAAGAAGACCAGGAAGAGGCCAAGGAGCCAGTTCCCGCCCCGGCATCGATGAAGGCTTCCGGCCCGGTTCCGCCGCCAGCCCGAACGGCTAAGTCGGCGGCCAGCCAGGCTGCTCCCACCGAGCTTATTCATCGGGCTCAGCCTAAGCGCTGA
- a CDS encoding pyroglutamyl-peptidase I: MDQLKLIVSGYDRYEGVEVNPSLEVARALAEQGVPALSSQDAGEDPLEGLDLQIRAVTLPISFGKAWPILHEAIEDFQPNIVISTGLKRSARSIALERCAVNLKDANTESGAGQSHASSQRVPIAPEGPAAYWTRLPLRAILHAFAQDNIAATLSSDAGTYVCNAVFYSLLNWTRSHPEVLAGFVSLPPVVDTVPATERTQGLPVQQQVRAGQDVVREVVRYYRRPSSGDMLIA, encoded by the coding sequence ATGGATCAGCTCAAACTTATTGTCTCGGGATACGACCGTTATGAAGGCGTTGAGGTCAATCCTTCGTTGGAGGTGGCCCGCGCGCTGGCCGAGCAAGGTGTGCCCGCGCTGAGCTCCCAGGATGCTGGCGAAGATCCGCTCGAAGGCTTGGATTTGCAGATTCGCGCCGTAACGTTGCCGATTTCTTTTGGCAAGGCTTGGCCCATCTTGCATGAGGCGATTGAGGATTTTCAACCCAACATCGTGATTTCTACCGGGCTTAAGCGCTCAGCCCGTTCCATTGCTTTGGAGCGTTGCGCCGTCAATTTGAAGGATGCGAATACGGAATCTGGCGCTGGTCAGTCTCACGCTTCGTCACAGCGCGTACCCATTGCCCCGGAGGGTCCTGCTGCTTATTGGACTAGGCTTCCCCTGCGCGCTATTTTGCACGCTTTCGCGCAAGATAATATTGCTGCCACACTGAGCTCGGACGCGGGCACTTACGTGTGCAACGCGGTCTTTTATTCCTTACTCAATTGGACCCGTTCCCACCCGGAAGTGTTGGCTGGTTTTGTGAGCCTGCCGCCGGTGGTTGACACGGTTCCGGCCACCGAGCGGACGCAGGGTTTGCCAGTACAACAGCAGGTGCGCGCCGGTCAAGATGTGGTACGCGAAGTGGTGCGTTACTACCGGCGGCCTTCTTCTGGCGACATGCTGATTGCTTAG
- a CDS encoding polyphenol oxidase family protein, translating to MASEVTFEEWSSTYELVDSTAGPQASREGLPIPVTIPIDLAPGIKVVYTTRLGGSSQGDFASFNLGARGGDDFEAVAANRLALSAAVGAPLALVSQVHSGRAVDVDAFGPDRARELAELEADGLVSAQSNLALGVFAADCLPVLLADAEAGVIAAAHCGRRGLEQGIIGSTVERMLAQGAHAGSIVATLGPAICADCYELGESLAASFEHRFPATASHTRFGGPGADLSLAARQELEAAGVEHLVDSNPRLAAATQYLVADPELEQLCASDGEGPSLEERMADLRHPRCTLENPLWYSHRRASLAGKPREGRMLALIVREG from the coding sequence GTGGCAAGCGAAGTAACTTTTGAAGAGTGGTCAAGCACCTACGAGTTGGTAGACAGCACGGCGGGCCCGCAGGCCAGTCGCGAGGGTCTGCCCATTCCCGTTACAATTCCCATTGACTTAGCGCCGGGCATTAAGGTGGTCTACACCACTCGGCTCGGCGGTAGCTCTCAGGGTGACTTCGCTTCCTTCAATTTGGGTGCTCGCGGCGGCGACGATTTTGAGGCTGTGGCAGCTAATCGTTTGGCGCTCAGTGCTGCGGTCGGCGCTCCCTTGGCCCTAGTGAGTCAGGTGCATTCGGGAAGGGCTGTCGATGTTGATGCATTCGGCCCAGATCGTGCCCGCGAACTCGCCGAGCTAGAAGCAGACGGCTTAGTCAGTGCCCAGTCCAACTTAGCCTTGGGCGTTTTCGCGGCCGACTGCCTGCCGGTACTACTGGCCGACGCCGAAGCCGGGGTCATTGCCGCAGCCCACTGTGGCCGTCGGGGCTTAGAGCAAGGCATTATCGGCTCGACTGTTGAGCGCATGCTTGCTCAAGGCGCACATGCTGGTTCGATCGTGGCCACGCTCGGCCCTGCTATTTGCGCTGACTGCTATGAACTAGGGGAGTCGCTGGCGGCTTCCTTCGAGCACCGTTTCCCCGCAACTGCTTCTCATACGCGCTTTGGCGGCCCGGGAGCAGATCTTTCGCTGGCTGCCCGCCAGGAGTTGGAAGCGGCAGGCGTGGAGCATTTGGTGGATTCTAACCCGCGCTTGGCTGCTGCAACCCAGTATTTGGTAGCCGACCCTGAGCTGGAGCAACTGTGCGCCAGCGATGGTGAGGGGCCGAGTCTAGAAGAGCGTATGGCAGATTTGCGCCATCCGCGCTGTACTCTCGAAAATCCACTCTGGTATTCGCATCGCCGCGCTTCCTTGGCTGGCAAACCGCGAGAGGGCCGCATGTTGGCCTTGATTGTGCGCGAAGGCTAA
- a CDS encoding aldo/keto reductase: MTLLSRTLGSYTTTAVGLGCMGLSIEGKPSREQAVATIHAALDAGCRQLDTAWSYYESGGPEQTNENLVREALNSWKGPKDEVLVATKVGHFRNFTEGKPTWGVDGRPEKLIRRAKESAMALGVDSIDLLYLHRPDPKVPYEESLQAMAQIVQEGVAKEVGISNASLQQIDLARGILGKNLVAVQNQFSPLFIDTRESLEYSLHCGLAFVSWSPLGGFRKPKDETKFETFKQIAQERGVSYQQVILAWELAQGEGMFVLPGAHRPETIVDSLQGGELQLSKEELALLP; encoded by the coding sequence ATGACATTGTTGAGCAGGACATTGGGGTCCTATACCACTACGGCAGTTGGCTTGGGATGTATGGGGCTCTCGATTGAGGGTAAACCCAGCCGCGAGCAAGCAGTAGCAACGATTCACGCAGCTCTCGACGCGGGTTGCCGTCAACTAGATACCGCTTGGTCCTACTACGAATCGGGTGGCCCGGAGCAGACGAACGAAAACTTGGTACGCGAGGCGCTTAACTCTTGGAAGGGCCCCAAAGACGAAGTTTTGGTGGCTACCAAGGTGGGGCATTTCCGTAATTTCACCGAGGGCAAACCCACTTGGGGAGTCGACGGCCGGCCTGAGAAGCTGATTCGCCGTGCCAAGGAATCAGCGATGGCCCTAGGCGTTGACAGCATCGACCTCCTCTACTTACACCGTCCAGACCCGAAAGTACCGTACGAGGAATCGCTCCAGGCGATGGCCCAAATTGTGCAAGAGGGTGTAGCTAAAGAGGTTGGCATCTCCAACGCTTCCCTCCAGCAGATTGACTTGGCCCGCGGCATCTTGGGTAAGAACTTGGTGGCCGTGCAAAACCAGTTCTCTCCGCTCTTTATCGACACTCGCGAAAGCCTTGAATACAGCTTGCACTGCGGTCTAGCATTCGTGTCTTGGAGCCCTTTGGGAGGATTCCGCAAGCCGAAGGACGAAACGAAGTTCGAGACTTTCAAGCAGATTGCCCAAGAGCGTGGCGTGTCTTACCAGCAGGTCATTTTGGCCTGGGAGCTGGCTCAGGGTGAGGGTATGTTTGTGCTGCCGGGCGCTCACCGTCCGGAAACGATTGTGGATTCGCTGCAAGGCGGCGAGCTGCAATTGAGCAAGGAAGAATTGGCTCTCCTGCCCTGA